The Nitrospinaceae bacterium genome segment TCCACTGGCAGCCGAAATCATCGAGGTCAACTTCCACGATCCCGACTCGCTCCGCGAAGCCGTCCAGGGAGCCGAGGCCCTTGTACACCTTCCCGGAACGCTATGGCCCAAAACCGGTGAGAGCCTATGGGATGCCAACAGCCAGCCGGCCATCGCCGTCATAGAGGCGCTCAAATCGGACAGCCTAAAATCCTTCGTCTACATCAGCCACCCCGGTGCGGACCAAGATTCGAAAAACGGTTTTCTCCAGGCAAAAGGGATTGCCGAGCAAGCGATTCTGGGCGCTGGCTTTCCCGGCTCTATCTTTAAAGTGCCGATGATACTGGGAAAGGGAAACCAGACCCTTGAGCAGATCATTCAAGAAACCAAGCGCCCCATATCCCCCATCATCGGTGGCGGCTCAACAAAGGTTCAACCCGTATCCCAGACGGATATTGTCGCCGCGATCGCCTGGGCCATCACAGAGCCCCTCGCCCCCATGCGGACCTTCTACATCACGGGGCCCGAAACGATCACCTACGCCGATCTCCTTAACCGAGTTGCCCGCAAACTCGGCAAGCGACCCAAGATACTCCCGATACCCAAATTCATGGCCCGTCTCGCGGGCTGGACATTGGGAGCAACAAACTACAGCGCCGCCATCGGAACGAACTTCACCGAACACCTCGACAAGCGCCAGGAGCCCAGGCAACAATTCCCCTTCACGCTGGCTCCGGTAAATGAGACGCTCGACCGAATATTCCCGATGTCCTAGTTTGGCTCGGCAAATCTATTTAGGACTCACGCCACCAGCAATTCTCGAAATTATCCCTCGGAGAATTGACACACTCCAGCGAACCCACTAGCTTTATACCCATACTGACATCAGCATTTATCAGCTATGTGCTACCTCCATTTTGCTAATGGATGAGGATTTAAATTCAACCGCAACATATCCTTTCGTTTTCTTGCGCATCTGCCAGATAGACGAGAATGGTTGTTGTCATTCCATCGAATCCCTGACCCGGGCCAGATGCGACAGCGTGTTGCGATAGCAAGAAGTTTCATGTCTCCCTTCCGGGGAAGGAGAAAATTCATGCCGAAGTATGCGATGGCGATTGACCTGAGCCAGTGCATTGGCTGCCACGCTTGCACGATTGCGTGCAAGAGCGAGCACGACATCCCAATCGGCTCGTGGCGTTGCTGGGTGAAGGAAGTCGAAAAAGGGGTGTTCCCACAAACGCGGCGCGAGTTCTTGCCGGTCCTTTGCAACCAGTGCGATGACGCACCCTGCAAGAATATTTGCCCGACATCCGCCCTCTTCCGCCGCCCGGATGGCATCGTTGATCTCGACCCCGAGTGGTGCATCGGGTGCAAGGCCTGCATGGTGGCCTGTCCCTACGATCAACTCTTCATCGACCCGAATACGAACACGGCTGAGAAATGCAATTTCTGCTCGAACCGTCTTGAGGCGGGGCTTGAGCCCGCCTGTGTTGTCGTGTGCCCCACCCAGTGCCGCATTTTCGGCGACCGGGAGGACGAGGGCTCGCGTCTTTCGGGCCTCATTGCCCATGAGCCCGTTAATGTCCGTAAACCCGAATACAACACCAAGCCAAACATCTACTACTTTAAAGGCAGTCGTCAGACACTCGACCCCACAGTGGCCA includes the following:
- a CDS encoding NAD(P)H-binding protein, which gives rise to MITGANSAVGQNLIQYISQSPSIVPTRIRAVVRDVSQAAGLRPLAAEIIEVNFHDPDSLREAVQGAEALVHLPGTLWPKTGESLWDANSQPAIAVIEALKSDSLKSFVYISHPGADQDSKNGFLQAKGIAEQAILGAGFPGSIFKVPMILGKGNQTLEQIIQETKRPISPIIGGGSTKVQPVSQTDIVAAIAWAITEPLAPMRTFYITGPETITYADLLNRVARKLGKRPKILPIPKFMARLAGWTLGATNYSAAIGTNFTEHLDKRQEPRQQFPFTLAPVNETLDRIFPMS